One genomic region from Roseinatronobacter sp. S2 encodes:
- a CDS encoding sugar ABC transporter ATP-binding protein: protein MLLSTRNLTKTFPGTKALDAVDFDLKAGEVHALLGENGAGKSTLIKCLTGAYRRDSGDILFEGQPIFPQSTLEAQAIGIGTVYQEVNLLPNLTVAENLTLGHQPRRFGMIRPRAMQAQAEEMLAGYGLDIDVRRPLEYYSVAVQQIIAIARAVHLSGRVLILDEPTASLDAREVQMLFDVIRDLRKRGLGIIFISHFLDQVYEISDRLTILRNGCHIATRPAAGVDRMQLITLMLGHELQQETATRHRPAVDATDAIRFAGMGRRGRIAPFDLTVHKGEVIGMAGLLGSGRTESAEVLFGAVPGDSGTAEDTNGPVDLRNPRAAIAAGFAFAPEDRKTDGIIADLSVRENIILALQARRGWARPIPQAEQVRMANDYIKRLDIRTPDADKPVGLLSGGNQQKVILARWLATNPRFLILDEPTRGIDVGAHAEILRLIEDVVAQGMSILVISSELDELVAVSHRVIVVRDRQHVSQLTGDDVTTDTIVRAIAAPDPEPGSATADTRGVMA, encoded by the coding sequence ATGCTGTTGTCGACACGCAACCTGACCAAGACATTTCCCGGCACAAAGGCGCTGGACGCCGTCGATTTTGACTTGAAAGCGGGCGAGGTGCACGCGCTGCTTGGTGAAAACGGGGCGGGAAAATCCACCCTGATCAAATGCCTTACCGGTGCATATCGGCGCGATTCTGGCGATATCTTGTTTGAAGGTCAGCCGATATTCCCGCAAAGCACGCTGGAAGCGCAGGCCATCGGCATCGGCACCGTCTATCAGGAGGTCAACCTGCTGCCTAACCTGACGGTGGCAGAAAACCTTACGCTGGGCCATCAACCGCGCCGCTTTGGTATGATTCGCCCGCGCGCCATGCAGGCGCAAGCCGAAGAAATGCTGGCAGGCTACGGGTTGGATATCGATGTGCGGCGTCCGCTGGAGTATTATTCAGTTGCGGTGCAGCAAATCATCGCCATCGCCCGCGCCGTGCATTTGTCAGGCCGCGTGCTGATACTGGACGAACCCACTGCAAGCCTTGATGCGCGCGAGGTGCAGATGCTGTTCGATGTCATCCGCGATCTGCGCAAGCGCGGGCTGGGGATCATCTTCATCTCGCATTTTCTGGATCAGGTCTATGAGATTTCGGACCGTCTGACCATTTTGCGCAACGGGTGTCACATCGCAACCCGCCCCGCAGCCGGGGTCGACCGGATGCAACTGATCACCCTGATGCTGGGCCATGAATTGCAACAAGAAACCGCAACCCGCCACCGCCCCGCAGTGGATGCCACCGATGCCATCCGGTTTGCCGGCATGGGGCGGCGCGGGCGGATCGCGCCGTTTGACCTGACAGTTCATAAGGGCGAGGTGATCGGCATGGCCGGGTTGCTGGGGTCCGGGCGCACCGAAAGCGCGGAAGTTCTGTTTGGCGCGGTGCCCGGCGACAGCGGCACTGCCGAAGACACCAACGGGCCGGTCGATCTGCGCAATCCGCGCGCGGCCATTGCCGCAGGCTTTGCTTTCGCGCCCGAAGACCGCAAGACCGACGGTATCATTGCTGACCTGAGCGTGCGTGAGAATATCATTCTGGCGCTACAGGCGCGGCGCGGCTGGGCGCGGCCGATCCCGCAGGCAGAACAGGTCCGCATGGCGAATGACTACATCAAGCGCCTCGATATCCGCACGCCTGATGCTGATAAACCCGTGGGCCTGCTGTCAGGGGGAAACCAGCAAAAGGTGATCCTTGCGCGCTGGCTGGCCACCAACCCGCGGTTTCTGATCCTGGACGAACCCACGCGCGGCATTGATGTTGGCGCGCATGCCGAAATTCTGCGGCTGATAGAAGATGTGGTGGCGCAAGGCATGTCGATCCTTGTTATCTCGTCAGAGCTTGATGAACTTGTTGCCGTGTCGCACCGGGTCATCGTGGTGCGCGACCGCCAGCATGTATCACAACTGACGGGGGACGATGTGACCACGGATACGATTGTGCGCGCCATTGCCGCCCCCGATCCTGAACCCGGTTCCGCCACGGCTGACACGCGGGGGGTAATGGCATGA
- a CDS encoding LysR family transcriptional regulator, which produces MRFNGFDLNMLVALDHLLTERSVSRAAEKLLRNQSTISGVLARLREHFNDDLLVQVGREMVPTARGLELAAAARDLLLQIDARIMTAPDFDPASSERTIRIFASDYLMIAGLANAMRLINRAAPGVRFEVLQPSQLQGRQNAPDLLLENGEIDLLAMPQAYVSHLHPHSPLFAETFCCLICRDNPLIDTHITLDEFLKMRHVTVSFGPNSAPSYEEWFTREFGAKSRRIDIVAGSFSTMPFLIAGTTRIALAHRRLAEAYTRIMPLRIIEAPVQIPPLTEVIQWHHYGATDRALIWVRDQIVSYFESGR; this is translated from the coding sequence ATGAGATTCAATGGCTTCGACCTGAATATGCTTGTCGCGCTGGACCATCTGCTGACGGAGCGCAGTGTATCGCGCGCAGCGGAGAAGCTGTTGCGCAACCAATCCACGATCAGCGGTGTGCTGGCGCGGTTGCGGGAACATTTCAACGATGACCTGCTGGTGCAGGTCGGGCGCGAAATGGTGCCGACTGCACGCGGGCTGGAACTGGCGGCGGCGGCCCGTGACCTGCTGTTGCAAATCGATGCCCGTATCATGACGGCCCCGGATTTCGACCCTGCATCCTCGGAACGGACAATCCGTATATTCGCATCAGACTATCTAATGATTGCTGGGCTGGCCAATGCGATGCGTCTGATCAATCGTGCCGCGCCGGGGGTCCGGTTCGAAGTGTTGCAACCGTCACAATTGCAGGGGCGACAAAACGCGCCTGATCTTTTGCTGGAAAATGGCGAGATTGACCTGCTGGCGATGCCGCAGGCGTATGTCTCGCATTTGCATCCGCATTCCCCCCTGTTCGCCGAAACCTTTTGTTGCCTGATCTGTCGGGACAACCCCCTGATCGACACGCATATAACCCTGGATGAATTTCTGAAGATGCGTCATGTGACCGTCAGCTTCGGGCCGAATTCCGCCCCGAGTTATGAGGAGTGGTTCACGCGCGAATTCGGGGCCAAATCCCGTAGAATTGATATTGTTGCGGGGTCGTTTTCGACCATGCCCTTTCTGATTGCGGGGACCACGCGGATTGCTTTGGCGCATCGGCGTCTGGCAGAAGCCTATACACGCATCATGCCGCTGCGCATTATCGAAGCGCCTGTGCAGATCCCGCCGCTGACCGAAGTGATCCAATGGCACCATTATGGCGCAACCGACCGGGCCTTGATCTGGGTCCGGGATCAGATTGTCAGCTATTTCGAGTCCGGGCGGTAG
- a CDS encoding S9 family peptidase, with product MFRYFPTNYVWDLSVNLAIEMGGRMGEIAEMCAPLTEAAKAPDADGTRAFRESWEKMANRLEGLAQDDLARGRTLSASTKLMRAANYLIIAERMQAHGSDGRLALYRHHLATFYQALSLGRGGAYRVEIPYQGKHLSGIFMPAEGVTGPQPVLIQVNGFDSTKEMRYMAQLPGLLAKRGIASLVLDQPGTGEALRLQNLTARHDAEHWATPVYDWLAARADVDAARIGIEGVSLGGYYAPRAVAFEPRFACGISWGANHDWRDVQKRRLEREGDFPVPHYWAHAAWVFGAKDIDDFMARAEHMHLDGVLDRIRVPYLVTHGKHDTQIPLKWAHRTFDQLLNSPRRELVIFDERTGGVMHSSVDNSGPVLDCICDFAAETLGGRTA from the coding sequence ATGTTCAGATACTTTCCAACCAATTATGTCTGGGACCTGTCGGTCAATCTGGCCATCGAAATGGGCGGCCGGATGGGCGAGATCGCCGAGATGTGCGCGCCCCTGACCGAGGCCGCGAAAGCCCCCGATGCCGATGGCACGCGCGCCTTCCGCGAAAGCTGGGAGAAGATGGCCAACCGGCTGGAAGGGCTGGCACAGGATGATCTGGCGCGCGGGCGCACGCTGTCGGCCAGCACCAAGCTGATGCGCGCGGCCAATTACCTGATCATCGCCGAGCGGATGCAGGCGCATGGATCGGACGGGCGGCTGGCGCTGTATCGCCACCATCTGGCAACCTTCTATCAGGCGCTCTCGCTGGGGCGCGGCGGTGCGTATCGTGTGGAAATCCCCTATCAGGGCAAGCATCTGTCGGGGATTTTCATGCCCGCCGAAGGGGTCACTGGCCCGCAGCCGGTCTTGATACAGGTCAACGGTTTCGACAGCACCAAGGAAATGCGCTACATGGCGCAACTGCCCGGACTTCTGGCCAAACGCGGCATCGCGTCCCTGGTGCTGGACCAGCCCGGCACCGGCGAGGCGCTGCGCCTGCAAAACCTGACCGCGCGCCACGATGCCGAGCATTGGGCCACCCCCGTCTATGACTGGCTGGCCGCGCGCGCCGATGTGGACGCCGCCCGCATCGGTATCGAAGGGGTGTCGCTGGGCGGGTATTACGCCCCGCGCGCCGTCGCGTTCGAGCCGCGCTTTGCCTGCGGCATCAGCTGGGGGGCAAACCATGACTGGCGCGATGTGCAAAAACGCCGTCTGGAACGCGAAGGCGATTTCCCCGTCCCGCATTACTGGGCGCATGCCGCCTGGGTGTTCGGCGCGAAAGACATTGATGATTTCATGGCGCGCGCCGAACATATGCATCTGGACGGCGTGCTGGACCGCATCCGTGTGCCCTATCTGGTCACGCATGGCAAACATGACACCCAGATCCCGCTGAAATGGGCGCATCGCACCTTTGATCAACTGCTCAACAGCCCGCGCCGCGAACTGGTCATCTTTGATGAACGCACCGGCGGCGTGATGCATTCCAGCGTCGATAATTCCGGCCCCGTGCTGGATTGCATCTGCGATTTCGCCGCCGAAACCCTTGGCGGCCGAACCGCCTGA
- a CDS encoding fumarylacetoacetate hydrolase family protein: MKFATLPDGTEDGALLVVSRDLTRAAPAADISPSLLAALRDWTRAEPLLRARAQQIEDGSAKGLIPFSPKDVLAPLPRAPQWLDGSAFLNHGRLMDQAFGHDPLPDFDTHPLVYQGASDDFLGPHAALATPDEALNIDCEGEFGVVVDEVPMGTSADDALGLVRLIVQINDWSLRAPGPWEMKRGFGFIQAKPSTGFAPCAITPDELGAYWQGGRVCLPLHVAVNGRRLGSPNGGEMDFHFGQIIAHAARTRKLRAGSILGSGTVSNTARGAGSACLAEVRVIEKIDFGAPQTQFLRFGDRVTMEARLPDGPAFGGINQKVQEG, encoded by the coding sequence ATGAAGTTTGCTACCCTTCCCGACGGGACTGAAGACGGCGCGTTGCTGGTCGTCTCTCGTGATCTGACGCGGGCTGCTCCGGCGGCCGATATCAGCCCCAGCCTGCTGGCGGCCCTGCGCGACTGGACGCGCGCGGAGCCGCTGTTGCGCGCGCGTGCGCAACAGATCGAAGATGGCAGCGCCAAGGGGCTTATCCCGTTTTCACCCAAAGACGTGCTTGCACCCCTGCCGCGTGCACCGCAATGGCTGGATGGGTCGGCCTTTTTGAACCACGGGCGCTTGATGGATCAGGCTTTCGGTCATGACCCGTTGCCCGATTTTGACACGCATCCGCTTGTCTATCAGGGCGCAAGTGATGATTTTCTTGGCCCGCATGCTGCGCTGGCCACCCCCGACGAAGCCCTGAACATTGATTGCGAGGGGGAATTCGGTGTTGTCGTAGATGAGGTGCCAATGGGCACCAGCGCGGACGACGCGCTAGGCCTTGTGCGGCTGATCGTGCAGATCAATGACTGGTCCTTGCGTGCCCCCGGCCCTTGGGAAATGAAGCGCGGTTTCGGGTTCATACAGGCCAAACCATCGACGGGTTTCGCGCCTTGTGCCATTACGCCCGACGAGTTGGGCGCCTATTGGCAAGGCGGGCGGGTATGCCTGCCATTGCATGTGGCCGTAAATGGCAGACGTCTTGGCAGCCCCAATGGCGGTGAGATGGATTTCCATTTCGGGCAGATCATCGCACATGCCGCGCGCACCCGCAAATTGCGCGCGGGCAGTATCCTTGGGTCTGGAACAGTGTCAAACACTGCGCGCGGGGCGGGATCTGCCTGTTTGGCCGAAGTGCGCGTGATTGAGAAAATTGATTTCGGGGCGCCCCAGACACAATTTCTGCGTTTCGGTGACCGCGTAACCATGGAAGCCCGGCTGCCGGACGGACCGGCCTTTGGGGGCATCAATCAAAAAGTGCAAGAAGGCTGA
- a CDS encoding Rieske (2Fe-2S) protein, whose amino-acid sequence MLTRLKDLPNGTARGFNVAGLPCKVIIVRRGNQVFGWRDLCPHYAGGTPMAWKRDAYLNGAGTHIACHAHGAWFDIETGQCTKGPCLGKRLTKVPLIVDDEGAIHIP is encoded by the coding sequence ATGCTCACCCGTCTCAAAGACCTGCCAAATGGCACCGCCCGCGGCTTCAATGTGGCAGGGCTGCCCTGCAAGGTTATCATCGTGCGCCGCGGCAATCAGGTCTTCGGCTGGCGCGACCTGTGCCCGCATTACGCAGGCGGAACACCCATGGCATGGAAACGCGACGCATATCTGAATGGCGCGGGCACCCATATCGCCTGCCACGCACATGGCGCGTGGTTCGACATTGAAACAGGTCAATGCACCAAAGGTCCATGCCTAGGAAAACGACTGACAAAAGTACCGCTTATCGTCGATGACGAGGGCGCAATACACATACCCTGA
- a CDS encoding ABC transporter permease, whose product MKGVLRRVAPQLLTLSAVVVLVSMFFPSFWQVVYVNERLVGIPVDIVKRGAPVALLAIGMTLVIATRGIDLSVGAVMAICGASAAWSIDQGFGMWAALGIAGAAGLICGLWNGLLVAVFGIQPIVATLILMVAGRGVAQLITGGTILTFDNDGFSYLGSGTLLGVPVPAVIWVLTGIFFGLLVRRTALGLLVESIGVNLRASTLTGINSRVLLIAVYMGSGFCAALAGIIATADIRGADANNAGLWLELDAILAVVIGGNSLLGGRFSILASLLGAMIIQTINTGILLAGFPSEYNLVIKAVLVIIILVLQSPRLLPQLAFVWSRRSRQPRTKTPHPATTEDKT is encoded by the coding sequence ATGAAGGGGGTATTGCGCCGGGTCGCGCCGCAACTTCTGACCCTGTCGGCAGTGGTCGTCCTGGTCAGTATGTTTTTCCCCAGTTTCTGGCAGGTCGTCTATGTGAACGAGCGGCTGGTGGGTATTCCGGTAGATATTGTGAAGCGCGGCGCGCCCGTGGCATTATTGGCAATCGGCATGACGCTGGTGATAGCCACACGCGGTATCGATTTGTCGGTGGGCGCGGTGATGGCTATCTGCGGGGCCAGTGCCGCATGGTCGATTGATCAGGGCTTTGGCATGTGGGCCGCCCTTGGTATTGCAGGTGCGGCGGGGCTGATCTGTGGCTTGTGGAACGGCCTGCTGGTGGCAGTGTTTGGCATTCAGCCCATTGTGGCCACGCTGATCCTGATGGTGGCAGGGCGCGGGGTGGCGCAGTTGATCACCGGTGGCACAATTCTGACTTTCGACAATGATGGCTTCTCATATCTGGGATCGGGCACATTGTTGGGCGTGCCGGTGCCTGCGGTGATCTGGGTGCTGACCGGAATTTTCTTTGGCCTGCTTGTGCGGCGCACTGCGCTGGGGCTTTTGGTGGAATCCATCGGGGTCAATCTGCGCGCCAGCACCCTGACGGGGATCAACAGCCGTGTGCTGCTGATCGCGGTTTACATGGGGTCGGGGTTCTGCGCGGCACTGGCGGGTATTATTGCCACGGCGGATATTCGTGGCGCAGATGCCAATAATGCGGGCCTGTGGCTGGAACTGGATGCAATTCTGGCGGTGGTGATCGGGGGCAACTCGTTGTTGGGGGGGCGGTTTTCTATTCTGGCGTCACTGCTGGGGGCGATGATCATCCAGACAATCAACACAGGCATTCTGCTGGCGGGCTTCCCGTCCGAGTATAATCTGGTGATCAAGGCGGTTCTGGTGATCATTATCCTTGTGCTGCAATCGCCCCGTTTGCTGCCGCAGCTTGCGTTTGTGTGGTCGCGGCGCAGTAGGCAGCCGCGAACGAAAACCCCGCACCCCGCGACGACGGAGGATAAGACATGA
- the ytfQ gene encoding galactofuranose ABC transporter, galactofuranose-binding protein YtfQ — protein sequence MASVAVATLGAVSAHAQTIGFSQIGSESGWRAAETTVTMQEAERRGIDLRFSDAQQRQENQIAAMRSFIAQGVDAILVAPVVATGWDSVLEEAAEAEIPVVLLDRMVDSSSDLYLTAVGSDLVHEGRVAGEWLVEAVDGADCRVVELQGTTGSSPAIDRKNGFEQGIAGADNIEIVRSQTGDFTRTRGKEVMESFLQAENGGADICALYAHNDDMAVGAIQAIKEAGLNPGEDILVVSIDAVPDIFQALAAGEANATVELTPNMAGPAFDALEAYFADGTLPEKFIQTESRLYTQADDPAAEYEARKDLGY from the coding sequence ATGGCCAGCGTGGCCGTCGCGACGCTTGGTGCCGTATCAGCACATGCACAGACAATCGGTTTTTCGCAGATCGGGTCTGAATCCGGCTGGCGCGCGGCCGAAACCACTGTGACAATGCAGGAAGCCGAACGCCGCGGCATCGACCTGCGGTTTTCGGATGCGCAACAGCGGCAGGAAAACCAGATTGCCGCGATGCGGTCCTTCATCGCGCAAGGCGTCGATGCGATTCTGGTAGCCCCCGTCGTTGCAACGGGCTGGGACTCGGTGCTGGAAGAAGCGGCAGAAGCTGAAATTCCGGTTGTCCTGCTGGACCGTATGGTCGACAGCTCATCCGATCTGTATCTGACCGCCGTAGGGTCCGATCTGGTGCATGAAGGCCGCGTTGCAGGCGAATGGCTTGTCGAGGCCGTGGATGGTGCCGATTGCCGTGTGGTCGAGTTGCAGGGGACCACGGGTTCTTCGCCTGCGATCGACCGCAAGAACGGCTTTGAGCAGGGCATTGCGGGTGCTGACAATATCGAGATTGTGCGCAGCCAGACCGGCGATTTCACCCGCACGCGTGGCAAGGAAGTGATGGAGAGTTTCCTTCAGGCCGAAAACGGTGGTGCCGATATCTGCGCGCTATATGCCCATAATGACGACATGGCCGTAGGTGCCATTCAGGCCATCAAAGAAGCCGGACTGAACCCGGGTGAGGATATTCTGGTGGTATCAATTGATGCTGTGCCCGACATCTTTCAGGCGCTGGCGGCGGGCGAGGCGAATGCAACGGTGGAACTGACGCCGAACATGGCAGGCCCCGCATTTGATGCACTGGAGGCTTACTTCGCCGATGGCACGCTGCCCGAAAAGTTCATCCAGACGGAATCGCGCCTTTATACGCAGGCCGATGATCCTGCCGCCGAGTATGAGGCCCGCAAAGATCTGGGGTATTGA
- a CDS encoding VOC family protein, producing MQIIGPDLLVFGVDDVPACHEFLTAYGLEAQDYTPERGGCFMSLDGTGLEIRRRDDPSLPPALKTGNMLRLQVLGVVDQAALDAVAAELGRDRQVLRLADGSLRCHDDQGFALSFRISTRTTPDMPAEKVNAPGDYGRKPNEIGVSESMPAKPRTLSHIVLFVPDIDGAVAFYRDRLGFRITDTLTGAGPFLRPQANPDHHTHFFIRTPPYMQGCEHLAFHMGGPTELMVAGSRMMEQGFESFWGPGRHKFGSNWFWYFKSPLGCNVEFDADMDIHDDDWAPREAPMGPEASQAFLMQWRKKWAPTGGPKAD from the coding sequence ATGCAGATCATCGGACCCGACCTTCTGGTCTTTGGCGTGGACGACGTGCCCGCCTGCCATGAATTCCTGACCGCCTACGGGCTGGAGGCGCAGGACTACACCCCCGAACGGGGCGGCTGTTTCATGTCGCTCGATGGCACCGGCCTTGAAATCCGCCGCCGCGACGACCCGTCGCTGCCGCCCGCGCTGAAGACCGGCAACATGCTGCGCCTGCAGGTGCTGGGCGTGGTGGATCAGGCCGCACTGGACGCGGTCGCGGCGGAACTGGGCCGTGACCGGCAGGTGCTGCGGCTGGCCGACGGATCGCTGCGCTGCCACGACGATCAGGGGTTCGCGCTGTCCTTCCGCATAAGCACCCGCACCACGCCGGACATGCCCGCCGAGAAGGTCAACGCACCCGGCGATTATGGCCGCAAGCCCAATGAAATTGGCGTGTCCGAAAGCATGCCCGCCAAACCCCGCACCCTGTCGCATATCGTGCTGTTCGTGCCCGATATCGACGGTGCGGTGGCGTTCTACCGCGACCGGCTGGGGTTTCGCATCACCGACACGCTGACCGGCGCAGGCCCCTTCCTGCGCCCGCAGGCCAACCCCGACCACCACACGCATTTCTTCATCCGCACACCGCCCTATATGCAGGGCTGCGAACATCTGGCCTTCCATATGGGGGGACCGACCGAATTGATGGTCGCAGGCAGCCGCATGATGGAGCAGGGGTTCGAGTCGTTCTGGGGACCGGGGCGGCACAAATTCGGGTCGAACTGGTTTTGGTATTTCAAAAGCCCGCTTGGCTGCAACGTGGAATTCGACGCCGATATGGACATTCATGACGATGACTGGGCCCCGCGCGAAGCCCCCATGGGACCAGAAGCCTCGCAGGCCTTCCTCATGCAATGGCGCAAGAAATGGGCGCCCACCGGCGGGCCGAAAGCAGACTGA
- a CDS encoding cyclase family protein yields the protein MPRIIDLSVPLETGIPSDPPGLLPEIDYHDHDTGAAEFEAMTGLERAQFPDGKGAASERCRITTHNGTHLDAPWHYHPTMDGGKRAITIDEVPLDWCFRPGVKLDFRHLPDGHVVTAAEVESELDRIGHSLRPYDIVLVNTSAGAAYGQPDFLARGCGMGREATLYLTRRGVRVTGIDGWSWDAPFGATLQRIRATGDASLFWEGHKAGAEIGYCHIEKLTNLHELPAHGFTVACFPVKVARASAGWCRAVALLND from the coding sequence ATGCCCAGAATCATCGACCTGTCCGTGCCGCTGGAAACCGGCATCCCCTCTGACCCGCCGGGCCTGCTGCCCGAGATCGACTATCATGACCACGACACCGGCGCGGCCGAGTTCGAGGCCATGACAGGACTGGAGCGCGCGCAGTTTCCCGATGGCAAGGGCGCCGCCTCCGAGCGTTGCCGCATCACCACCCATAACGGCACCCATCTGGACGCGCCATGGCACTATCACCCCACCATGGATGGCGGCAAACGCGCCATCACCATTGACGAGGTGCCGCTGGACTGGTGCTTCCGCCCCGGCGTGAAGCTGGATTTCCGCCATCTGCCCGATGGTCATGTGGTCACCGCCGCCGAGGTCGAGAGCGAGTTGGACCGCATCGGCCACAGCCTGCGCCCCTATGACATCGTGCTGGTCAACACATCCGCCGGTGCCGCCTATGGCCAGCCCGATTTTCTGGCGCGCGGCTGCGGCATGGGCCGCGAGGCCACGCTGTATCTGACGCGCCGCGGCGTGCGCGTCACAGGCATTGACGGCTGGTCATGGGACGCGCCTTTCGGGGCCACATTGCAACGCATCCGCGCCACCGGTGATGCCAGCCTGTTCTGGGAAGGGCACAAGGCCGGCGCCGAGATCGGCTACTGCCATATCGAGAAACTGACCAATCTGCATGAACTTCCCGCCCACGGTTTCACCGTGGCCTGTTTCCCCGTCAAGGTCGCCCGCGCCAGCGCGGGCTGGTGCCGGGCGGTGGCACTTCTCAATGACTGA
- a CDS encoding LysR family transcriptional regulator, whose amino-acid sequence MDTNSLKAFALIIEEGSFSAAARRLGISKSMCSKYISDLEDNLGARLLTRSTRSVRTTTIGEEYYQKIRHILDLLDDANEHTKAESGTITGSLRIGLPASYSLLALQPYILKFMERYPEIKLESILEDSKSDLISESFDALIRIGELEDSTMIARRIHSLKAMIVASPAYLSQHGTPLHPSQLADHKVLHCVNISSSATWPFQEGNKAFWQKIDPRFASNNVEIIRTAALAGHGIAYLPELLIRDELEAGTLTPILTEFARPDVPVSIVYPSRKNMSTSLKAFLEFAPEKEYV is encoded by the coding sequence ATGGATACGAATTCTTTAAAGGCATTTGCCTTGATCATTGAAGAGGGCAGTTTCTCAGCCGCAGCAAGACGGCTTGGTATCTCAAAGAGTATGTGCTCCAAATATATTAGTGACCTCGAAGACAACCTTGGTGCAAGGTTGCTTACCCGTTCAACGCGATCAGTAAGAACTACGACGATCGGTGAAGAATATTATCAGAAAATACGCCATATTCTTGACCTTCTGGACGATGCGAATGAACACACCAAGGCCGAAAGCGGCACAATAACAGGATCCCTCAGAATCGGTCTGCCTGCTTCTTATTCCTTACTGGCATTACAGCCATATATCCTGAAATTTATGGAACGTTATCCTGAGATTAAGCTTGAGAGTATCCTTGAGGATAGCAAGAGTGATCTGATCTCGGAGAGTTTTGATGCCTTGATCCGCATTGGCGAACTTGAAGATTCAACCATGATCGCGCGCCGCATCCACAGTTTAAAAGCCATGATCGTCGCATCGCCAGCTTACCTAAGCCAGCACGGAACGCCGCTACACCCCTCGCAGCTGGCTGACCATAAGGTTTTACATTGCGTCAATATAAGTAGCTCCGCCACCTGGCCCTTCCAAGAGGGCAATAAAGCATTCTGGCAGAAGATTGATCCGCGCTTTGCATCGAATAATGTTGAGATCATTCGTACCGCAGCATTGGCAGGCCATGGAATAGCGTATTTGCCCGAACTTCTAATTCGCGACGAATTGGAGGCAGGGACATTGACCCCAATCTTGACAGAATTTGCCCGGCCCGATGTGCCGGTCAGTATCGTCTATCCATCACGTAAGAACATGTCCACATCACTCAAAGCATTCCTCGAATTTGCGCCAGAGAAAGAATATGTGTGA
- a CDS encoding FAD-dependent oxidoreductase has protein sequence MNTPGRILVIGGGFSGMSAAILLSEQGHSVDLVEIDADWRSYGAGISLNGGIFRVFDRLGILDGYRECGAMIDGIEIRGPADQVLARIPTPSLMEGAPGSGGIMRPVLARLLADRVRKTAVNIRLGQTFDTLADGADGVDVTFRDGSSGRYDLVIGADGLFSATRAAVFPDAPAPRYIGQAVWRAVVTRPAHLPSVAMWMGPGLKLGITPVSDDKSYIFLTENRPENTYVPPESQLESLKTLLGNFTAPTAQAIAAELSADSQIVYRPLEQLLLPRPWYKGRVVMIGDAVHATTPHMAAGAMIGMEDAVVLAEEVTAHETVPAALDAFQSRRWERARMVVENSGRLAEIEQGHGTPDEHRQIMGQTLGALAQPI, from the coding sequence ATGAACACCCCCGGACGTATTCTGGTTATTGGCGGCGGCTTTTCGGGAATGTCCGCAGCAATCTTGCTGTCAGAGCAAGGACATTCCGTCGATCTGGTGGAAATCGATGCAGACTGGCGAAGCTATGGCGCGGGGATCAGCCTGAATGGCGGCATATTCCGCGTCTTTGACCGGCTTGGCATTCTGGACGGATACCGTGAATGCGGCGCAATGATTGACGGCATTGAAATACGCGGGCCTGCTGATCAGGTGCTTGCGCGTATCCCAACACCATCATTGATGGAGGGGGCGCCGGGCAGTGGCGGGATCATGCGCCCGGTGCTGGCACGGTTGCTGGCGGATCGGGTGCGCAAAACTGCGGTGAATATCCGCCTTGGCCAGACCTTCGACACGCTTGCAGACGGCGCGGACGGCGTGGATGTCACCTTTCGTGATGGCAGTTCGGGCAGATATGATCTGGTGATCGGTGCTGATGGATTGTTTTCGGCAACCCGCGCGGCCGTGTTTCCCGACGCGCCCGCCCCCCGCTATATTGGTCAGGCGGTCTGGCGCGCCGTTGTCACGCGCCCTGCGCATCTGCCAAGTGTTGCCATGTGGATGGGTCCCGGCCTGAAGCTTGGCATCACGCCGGTGTCAGATGACAAAAGCTACATATTCCTGACCGAAAACCGGCCGGAAAACACCTATGTCCCGCCAGAAAGCCAGTTGGAAAGCCTGAAAACACTGTTGGGCAATTTTACTGCACCCACAGCACAGGCCATCGCCGCAGAGTTAAGCGCAGACAGTCAGATTGTGTATCGTCCGCTGGAACAGCTTTTGCTGCCGCGCCCTTGGTATAAGGGGCGTGTGGTAATGATTGGCGATGCCGTGCACGCGACAACCCCGCATATGGCCGCCGGTGCCATGATCGGCATGGAAGACGCCGTCGTTCTGGCCGAGGAGGTGACGGCGCATGAGACTGTGCCCGCAGCGCTTGATGCCTTTCAATCCCGCCGCTGGGAACGCGCGCGCATGGTTGTGGAAAATTCCGGTCGTCTGGCTGAAATCGAGCAAGGCCACGGCACACCGGATGAGCACCGCCAGATCATGGGCCAGACATTGGGCGCTTTGGCGCAGCCGATCTAG